From the genome of Amycolatopsis granulosa:
CGCTTGACTTCGTCGCCGAGCCAGTAACTCGCGCCGATGCCGAGGGTCTTCTGCTTCAGCTTCGGGTTCTTCCGGGTCTGCTCGGAGTTTTCGAACGCGGCGCGGTACACGTTGAGGATCGCCCGTAGCCCGCCCGGCGCGGTACAGCCGCGCAGGAAGATGTCGATGTCCTCGTCGGTGATGGCGTCCGGGTTGACGCACTCGTCGCGCATGAAGGCGGTCCAGAATTCGCGGTCGTGCCCGGGGATGAGCATCTCCGGGTAGTCGCGGAGCGCGAACAGGTTGAGGTGCCACACCCAGTGGCCGGACTTGACGTTCTCGGGCGTGTAGTAGGCGCCTTCGGTCAGGCCGTAGCCCGGCAACAGCATGTCGGCGTACGACAACTTCTCCACCAGTTCCGGGTGGTACGCGGCCAGTGCATAGCCGAACGCCGCCCCCCAGTCCTCACCATGGACCTTGACGGAGGAGTAGCGCAGTCCCGTGACCAGTTCGGCCAGGTCATCACTCACGGTGCGCATGTCGTAGCCGGAATCGGGGCGGGCCGAGTCGCCGAAGCCGCGGATGTCGGGGGCGATGACCGTGTAGTGGGGGGTCAGCAGCGGCAGCACCAGGTGCCAGTAGTGCAGTGATTTCGGGACACCGTGCAGCAGCAGGAGCGGTTCGCCCGAGCCGGCGACCACATAGTGCAGACGAGTGCCGTTGACGGCGATCCGGCCGTGGGTGGCCGGCCGTCCTTGATGATCCAGCATGAGCCGGCTCCTCCTGGGATTCTCCGTGGGGTTCGCCGCACCCGGGTTCCGGGAGCGGGCGGCGGGTACGGCGTGCGTGCCGGGGAAGTCCGGGCAGGTGGGGAGGCGACGGCGCTGTCGCCTCCCCCGCACGGCGGTGCCCTCGCTACTTGTTCGTCTTCGCCAGTGCCGCGAGTTCGGGGTTGCCCTGGAACGCTTCGGCCGCGTTGTCCTTGGTGACCAGCACCGGCGGGACCAGGACCGCGGGCACGACCTTGACGCCGTTCCAGGCGTTGTCCTTGTCGTCGGCCACGACGGTCGGCTGCTTGCCCTGGGCCAGCTGGCTGATCAGATCGACCGCGGCCTGCGCCTCGACGCCGCTGTCCTTGTACACGGTGCAGTACTGCGTCCCGTCCATGATCAGGGGGACCGATGCCTTGTCGCCGTCCATGCCGGTGACGACCTGGCCGGACAGCCCCGCTTGCCGGAGGGCGGTGATGATGGAGCGCGCCAAGGTGTCATTCGGCGAAAGCACTCCGTCGAGCTGCCTGCCGCCGGCGTAGGTGCTGGTGATCAGGTTCGTCATGCGGTTCTGGGCGTTCTGGCCGAGCCAGCCCTCGGTCGCCACCTGCTGGAATCCGGTTTGCCCGGAGGGCACGACGACCTGCCCGGACTTGATGAGGGGGTCGAGCACGCTCATGGCGCCGTTGAAGAAGATGGTCGAGAGGTTCGTGGTGGCGGCTCCGGCGAACAGCTCGACGTTCCACGGCCCGTTCGGATTCTTCTTCTTGAGCCCCTCGAGGAGTGATTGGGCCTGCAGCTGCCCGACCTTGAAGTTGTTGAAACTCACGTAGTAGTCGACATTTTCCGTGCTGACGATGTTCCGGTCCCAGGCGATGATCGTCACGCCCGCCTTCTTGGCCTGCGCCAACTGGTTGCCGAGCTGGCCGCCGTCCTGCGCGGAGATCGCGATGACCTTGTAGCCCTTGGTGACCATCGACTGAATCTGGTTCTGCTGGTCCGGCACCGGGTTGGAGTTCGACGCGTACTGGATGTCGGCTTTGAACCCGGCCTTGGTCAGGGCGTCCTGCCAGTATCGCTCGTAGTTGGCGACGTTCTCGGAAGTCTTGGTGGGGAGGGCGACTCCGATGGTGTCGCCCACCTTGAGGGCCGTCGCCCCGGACTCGGCGTTCCGCTGGGAACATCCGGTGAGCGCGATTGCGGCGACGGCGGTGGCTGCCGCAGCGGCCAGTAGTTTTCTACGCATGTCGTCAATTCCTTGCTGTGTGGAGGCAGGCGCGGTCCTCGTTGACCGGCCCGTGATCGCCGCGCTGAGCGACATCAGCCCAGCGATGCTTTTTCCCTGCGGTCACCCGCTTCGGATGGCAGATCCCCGGAGATGACCTCGGGGGCGGCGCGAGCCCGTTTGCGCCGAACGCCGTTCAGCACGAGTCCCGTCAGCGACGGCTTGCCCTGCGTCTTGTTGTAGACGTCGAACGCGACAGCCGCGAGCAGCACCATGCCGCGAATGATGGACACGATGTTCTGGTCGATGCCCTTCAGCGACAAGCCGTTGGCGAGGAAGGCCATGACGAAGGCTCCGACGATGGAGGCCGGCACGGTTCCGACACCGCCGAAGATGGCCGCGCCGCCCACGAAGACCGCCGCGATGGCGTCGAGCTCCCAGTTGGTTCCGTCGGAGGGCCCGGAGGCGTTCGAGTTACCGACGAACACCATTCCGGCGACCGCCGCGAGGACCGACATGTTCATCATGACGAAGAAGCTGACGCGCCGGGTGTCGACACCGGACAGGGCGGCGGCCTGCGAGTTGCCGCCGACCGCGTAGATCTGGCGGCCGAACACGGTTTTCGAGGTCACGAACGAGTAGACGATGACCAGGACCCCGCTGATGATGCCCGCGACCGGGAGGCTCGTGCCGATCCGCCCGCCACCCAGCAGCAACGTCGCGTAGACCGTGATCCCGCCGAGCACCAGGACCTTCACCACCGAGACCCAGCGGGGGCGGGGGACCTCGCCCATCTTGTGACGACGTCGGCGAGCGCGGATCTCGAGCCAGGCGATGGCCGCCACGACGACGGCGCCGAGGATGAGCGTGGGGTTGTTGTAACCGGTGTCCGGACCGAAGTCGGGCAGGAATCCCGCGCCGATCCAGTTGAACGACTCCGGCGTGGTGGTCGCGGTCGAGTTGCCCACCACCTGGTTGGCGCCGCGGAAGATGAGCATGCCGGCGAGGGTGACGATGAACGCCGGTACGCGAACGTAGGCGACCCAGAAGCCTTGCCAGGCGCCGACGAGGGCGCCGATGCCCAGCCCGAGGAGCATCGCGAGTCCTGCCGGGAGGTGCCAGACCGACATGGACTGGGCCACGACGATCCCGACGAAGGCCGAGACCGACCCGACGGACAGGTCGATGTGCCCGTTGATGATCACCATCACCATGCCGACGGCCAGGATCAGGATGTAGGAGTACTGCTGGACGACGTTGATCACGTTCGTCGGGTCCAGCGTGACACCGCCGGTCCACAGCTCGAAGACGAGGATGATGACGACGAGGGCGATCGTCATGCTGTACTGGCTGATGCCGCGGCCGCCGGTGAGCGCGCGCACGGGCGAAGGCTTGGTACTCATGCGGCGGCACCCGCCTTTCTGGTCGAGGTCATACTGACCATCAGTGCCTCGGATGTCGCTTCGGCGGCCGTGAACTCGTTGGTGATCCGGCCTTCGAAGATCGTGTAGATGCGATCGGAGAGACCCAGTACCTCGGGCAGTTCGGAGGAGATCAGGATGATCCCGGTTCCGGCGGCCGCCAGGTCATTGATGATCTTGTAGATTTCGTACTTGGCACCGACGTCGATTCCCCGTGTCGGTTCGTCCAGGATCAGCACTTCGGGATCGGTGAACATCCATTTCGAGAGGACGACCTTCTGCTGGTTGCCGCCGGACAGCTTGCCCACGCCGACGTCGACGGTTGCCGCCTTCGTTCCCAGCGCCGCCCGGTACCGCTCGGCGATCTCGTGCTCTTGGAGTTCGTCGACGACACCGGCGCGAGAGGACACCTTGTCCAGCCGGGCGGACACGGTCGCGCGCCGCACGCTGTCGAGGAGGTTGAGGCCGAGCCCTTTGCGGTCCTCGCTGACGTAGCCGATGCGGTGCCGGATGGCTTCCCGGACGTTGCCCACCTTGATCGGGCGGCCGTTCTTGAAGATCTCACCGCTGACGTAGGTGCCGTAGGAACGTCCGAACACGCTCATCGCGAGCTCGGTCCGCCCGGCGCCCATGAGCCCGGCGAGACCGACGATTTCGCCTCGCCGGACCGAGAGGTTCACGTCCTTGCAGACGAGGCGGCCGGGATCGAGCGCGTGCTGAACCGTCCAGTTCCGGACCTCGAAGAGCGTGTCGCCGATGTCCGGGGTGCGCGGCGGGAAGCGGTTCTCCAGCGATCGCCCGACCATACCGCGGATGATGCGGTCCTCATCGACGCTTCCGCCCTGGAGGTCGAGCGTTTCGATCGACCGTCCGTCCCGCAGCACGGTGATCGAGTCGGCGACCTGTTCGATCTCGTTGAGCTTGTGCGAGATCATGATCGACGTGACGCCGCGCTCCTTGAGACCCACGATGAGACCGAGGAGGTGCTGCGACTCGGTCTCGTTGAGCGCCGCCGTCGGTTCGTCGAGGATGAGCAGCTTGACCGACTTGTGGAGGGCCTTCGCGATCTCCACGAGCTGCTGTTTGCCCACTCCGAGGGACTTGACGAGCGTGTCGGGGTGATCGTCGAGTCCCACCCACCCCAGGAGCTCGCGAACCCGCCGCTGTGCGCTGACCCAGTCGATGACACCGAACCGGGCGGTTTCGTTGCCCAGGAGGATGTTCTCGGTGATCGACAGCTCGGGGATGAGCGCCAGTTCCTGGTGGATGATGCCGATCCCGGCGGCCTCGCTCTGCCGGACGTTGGCGAAGCGCATTACTTCCGAGCGGTAGATGATGTCACCGTCGTAGGAGCCGTACGGGTAGACACCCGAGAGCACCTTCATCAGGGTGGACTTGCCGGCACCGTTCTCCCCGCAGATCGCGTGGATCTCGCCGCTGCGCACTTCGAGGTTGACGCCGGAGAGCGCGGTCACACCCGGAAACTTCTTCGTGATGGAGCGCATCTCCAATATGTACGAAAGTTGGGTCATCGTGTGGTCCCTTGGACATCGTTGTCGGACTCCGGAATCTGCTACCCGACCGAGGCGGGCCTTCCTCCCGCTGCGACCTCGTCGGCGACTGTGCTCGTGATCCGGCCGATACCGTCGATCTCGACGCGGATCTCGTCACCGTGCTTGAGGAAAACCTGGGGGTTCCTGCGGTAACCGACTCCTCCGGGCGTCCCGGTGAGGATCACGTCCCCGGGTTCGAGCGCGGTGAACTCGGACAGCTCCGACACCAGCCGCGGGACGTCGAAGATCAGCTTGGACAACGTGGACTCCTGCACGACCTCGCCGTTCAGGATCGTGCGGATGCCCGCCGTGGTCAGGTCCATCTGGTCGGGAGTCACGATCCACGGTCCGAGCGGGGTCGAGCCGTCCCAGGCCTTTCCCTGCAACCATTGGTGGGTCTTGTACTGGTAGTCCCGGACGGTGATGTCGTTGGCGATGGAGTATCCGAGGACGTGGTCCAGTGCGTCGCCGCGGGCGATACGCCGGCCGGGTCTGCCGATGATCACGGCGAGTTCACCCTCCCAGTCCACCTGGCGCGACTCGGGCGGAAGCTGGATGGGCGCGCCGGCTGCGATCAGGTTCGAGGCGAACTTCGGGAAGAGCACCGGATAGCGGGGGAGTTCCCGCTTGGTTTCCTCGACGTGATCGAGGTAGTTGAGCCCGACGCAGAAGATCTTCTTCGGGGCCGGGCTCGCCGGCAGAAGGCTCACCTGCGCGAGCGGGACGCGACGGGTTTCGTGCCGGGGGGCCGCTTGCAGCGCGTCGGTTCCGGCGTTGACGGTGAGCGTGGCGTCTCCGAGCGGGACGATCGTGTCCCCTTCGACGACGCCGACGCGTGCAGATCCCTCGATCTGGTAGCTGACGTACTTCACCGGCCCGCCTCCGCGGCTCCGCGGTGGCCTTCGCTGGTCTTGCGCCAATGGGGAAGCTGACCACCCCAGAGGTTCACGCTCTCGGGTACCGGATGCCACTTACGGGCCACGTACTCCACCTGGTCGTCGTAGAACTTCTCCATCTCGGCCGACAGTTCGATGTGGTTGCCGGCCGGGTCGTCGAAGAACACGAACAGGTTGTTGCCGGGTCCGTGCCGTCCCGGTCCCCACTGCACGGTGACCCCGAGCTCGGTGAGCCGGTCACACCAGGACTTGAAGTCCTCCCACTCCGCGAGGTCGTACGAGTAGTGGTCCAGAACCCCGGACCGCCCCACGTGCACGATCGCGAGCGTGTGGTGGTCCTTGTTGCTGCGCAGCCAGCAGAAGCGGCCGTCGGAGAGCTGGTCGGTGACGCGGAAGCCGACGGCATTGGCGAAGAAGTCGACCTGCCGTTGCACGTCGTCCGTGCCGATGGTGGTGTGCTGGAACTTGACTGGACGCCGGCCGGTGTCGGCGGCGGTTTCGCCCTGCCGCCACACCGCCGAGTGGAAGTGCACGGGGACGCCGTCGGGGCTGACGGCCGAGATCGCCTCGACCGGTCCGGCGGCGAAGTCGACGAAACCCGGGTCGAGATCGGTGACCTCGTAACCCGCGGTCGTCAGCCGATGACGGATTCCCGCCACGCCGCCGGGGTCGCGGACCTCGAATCCGAAGTGGTCCAGCCGTGACTCACCGGGCAGCAGGTCGATGACGTGATGGCCGGTGCCCCACCCGAGCCGTACGCCGCCGTCGGGCAGCTCCTCCTGCCGGACCAGCCCGAGGACGTTGGCGTAGAACGCCTCGCTCGCCGGCACGTCCGGCACCCGGAACCCGATGTGGGAGACCGCGGTGTCCCGCAAGATCCCGGCGTTGTCGTTCTCGATGATGGCAACGCGATTTTCTGCACTCATGTGTGAAACCTTCGTGTCGTGCTGGTGCGCTCAGACAGCGGCGCGGTAGACGTGCTTGACTTCCTGGAATTCGGCGAGGCCGCCCGGGCCGTTGAGACGGCCGACTCCGCTGTGCTTGTAGCCGCCTTCTTCGAACTGGTCGAATATCTGCGCCCAGGCGTTCGTCCAGACCGTGCCGGCCTCGATCGCCCGCGACATCCGAAGCGACCGCCCGCCGTCGGCGGTCCACAACGATGCGGACAGCCCGTAGTCCGTGGCGTTCGCCCTCCGCACCGCCTCGTCCTCGTCACGGAACGTCTCGAAGGTCGCGACGGGGCCGAACAGCTCCTGCTGGATCAGGGGTGACTGCAGGTCGGTCACGCCCACCAGGGAAGGACGGTAGAACGCGCCCGGACCGTCCACCGGACCGCCGCGGAGGATGACCTCCGCCTCGTTGCCGGTGACGAGGCGGTCGACGCGGTCGACCGAGGCGTGGTCGATCAGGGGGCCCATCTCGCTGGCCGGGTCGATGCCCGGGCCGAGCTTCACCGACGCGAGCGCGGCGGCGAGGCGGTCGCGCAGTTCGCCGGCGATCGCTTCGTGGGCCAGCACCCTGCTGCCGGTCATGCAGAACTGACCGGCGAAGGTGGTCACCGCCGCACGCAGTGTGGGGACCACGGCGTCGAGGTCGGCGTCGTCGAACACGATCATCGGCGTCTTCCCGCCGAGTTCCAGGGACACTCGTTTGAGCTGGGGTGCCGCGGCGGCCATGATCCGGGCACCGACGGCCGAGCTTCCCGTGTAGCTGATCACCCCGACGGCCCGGTTCGCGACGATTTCCTTGGCGCCCTCGTCGCCGGACTCGGTGAAGAAGTTCACCACGCCCGCAGGCAACGACTCCACCTGTGCGAACACCTCCGCGACGAGTGCGTTGGTGAGGGCCGTCTGGGCCGGCATCTTCACCGCGACGGTGCATCCGGCCGCCAGCGCCGGCGCGAGCGACCGGATGGTCAGCACTCCCGGGGAGTTCCACGGGACGATCACGCCGGCCACTCCCACCGGTTCCCGCAGCAGCATCGACATCCCGCCCGCGGTCTCGGCGGCCGTGCCCAGATCCGTCAGCGCGAGCCCGGCGAAGTAGCGCAGCTTCGGCGCCGCGATGCTCAGTTCGAACTGCGCCTCTCGCAGTGGCTTGCCGTTCTCCAGCGTGATCGCGGTCGCGATCCGGTCGAGGTTGCGCTCCAGCACCAGCGACAGCTCCCACAGTGCCCGCGCCCTGGCTTCGCGGTCCGACCGCCACCAGCTCGTCCTGAACGCCCTGTCCGCCGCATCGATCGCGGCGTTGGCGGCCTCGGATCCACCGTCGTGAAAGGTGCCCAGGACTTCGTCCGTGGCCGGGTTCCGCGATTCACGTACCGGGCCGGTCGCGGCCCACTCGCCGTCGATGAAGTGCCGGGCTGGTCCGGACGTGAACGGGTTGGATGACATGTGCACTCCTGGCTGGTGGTTGGAACGGTCTAGAAGACCAGGACGGGTTTGACTGTCCGGCCGTGCTCGGAGTCGGCGAAGGCGGTCGCGATGTCGCTGAGCTCGTAGTGGCGGATGATCTTGTCGAACGGGAAACGCCCCTGCTGCCAGAGGCCGATCAGCTGGGGAATGAACACCTGCGGCACCGAGCTGCCCTGGATGATCGTGCGGAACGACCACCCCTTGTTCAGGGATTCGCCGATCTCGAAGGAGACCTCCGTGCCCGGCAGCGATGCGCCGACGAGGGCGACCGCTCCGCGTGTGCCCAGCGCGTCGGCGGCGGTCCGGAGCACCTGGGGCCGTCCCGTCGTGTCCAGTGCGAAATTCAGCCCGGCGCCACCGGTGATCGCGTCGAGCCGCGCGGTGACGTCCTCGCTCTTGCTGTTGATCACGTCCGTGGCGCCGAGCTCGCGCACGAGGGTGAGGCGCGAGTCGTTGATGTCCACGGCGACGATGCGTGAGCACCCGGCGATGACCGCGGCCATGATCGCGCCCGCGCCGACCGCCCCGGCGCCGAACACGGCGAAGGTCGATCCCAGCGCCGGCCGCAACTCGTTGAGAACGGCGCCGGCACCGGTCTGGATCCCGCAGCCCAGGGGCGCGACGAGGGTCAGATCGACGTCCGGGTCGACCTTCACCAGGCTGCGCTCGGCGACGTTGGCGTAACTCGCGAACGACGACTGGCCGAAGAAGTGGGAGGAGACGGTCTGCCCGTGGTCGTCGGTGAAGGACGTGCTGCCGTCCGGGCGCCGGCCGCCGAAGTTGCGGGCGAAGAGGTCTGCGCAGTAGGCCGGGCTCCCGCTCAGGCACGGTGTGCAGTGCCCGCACGAGTTCGCCGACAAGAGCACGTGATCACCGACGCCGACCCGCGTCACCGCGGAACCGACGAACTCGACGACCCCGGCACCTTCGTGACCGAGGACCGCCGGCAGCGGCGTCGGGTACACCTGGTCGCGGATGATCGCATCGGTGTGACACACGCCCGAGGCCACCATGCGCACGCGGACCTCGTCCTCGCGGGGCGCGTCCAGCTCGACACGAGTGACAGTGGGCGTTGCGCCCCGGGAAGCGATGACGGCGGCTTCGACGTGCATCGATGGTGCTCCTTGTGGGTCGGAACTCGCGGAGGTGCCGACTGCGGCGACTCTCCCTGGGGCATCATCGAAACAGGCACCCTACGAAAAAGCAACATTATTTCGAAAATCCTGTGGATTTGAGGACGATGCTATGGTTGACTTCATCGAAGGAGGCAGACAATGACTGAGGGCGCGGGGTCCGCCCCGATTGCCACAACTCGGAGTGCGGTCGTCTTCGAGGCGATCCGTGCGGAGATTCTCGGGGGGCTCCTCAAGCCGGGGGCGCGCTTGCCCTTCGCGGCGCTGGTGGAGAAGTACGACTGCTCGATGGGCACACTGCGCGAGGCCCTGCAGCGGCTGGTGGAGACCGGGCTCGTCGAGTCGTTCGCGCAACAAGGGTTCCGCGTGGTTCGCCTGTCCGACGAAGACCTGGCCGATCTGACCGAGGCGCGCATCGACATCGAGGTGGCGGCCTTGCGTCACGCCGTTCGCGAGGGCGACATCGCGTGGGAAGGCGCTGCTGTCGCGTCCCTGCACGTGCTCGAGCGCACGCCCCGGCACGACGAGACGTCGCCGGATCACCTCACCGAGGAGTGGGCGGTGGCGCATGCCGCCTTCCATCACGCCCTCCTCAGCGGCTGTCGCAATCGTCGCCTGCTCAACGTCGCGGCCCGGTTCCGCGATGCAGCCGAGCTGTACCGGCGATGGTCTCTGCCGCCCGCCCGCGATACCGCTCGGGATCCGGACGAGGAGCATCGGGCGATCTTGAAAGCGGCGGTCGACCGGGACGAAGAGCTCGCCTGCCGGCTGCTGCGAGAGCACATCGAGAAGGCCGCGTCCCATCTGGAATGATCCGGCGGGCGGCGTTCGCCGGCCTCATGGCCGGCGAGGTTCCCGCCGGGTCACCGGCGCGTCGGGGGTACTCGAGATCGTGACGGCCCCCGCTCTGCCGGTGACGGACAGGTTCGTGAAATCCGGCAGCCTCGGCAGCGCGTTGGCGCGCGGGGAATCGTGGTTGCCCACAACCACCGTGAACGCCCCTGCGCCCATCGCCGCGGCCAGCCCGGCTTCGGCGTCCTCGAACGCCAGGCACGCCCCTGCGGGGATCCGCAGTCGCCGCGCGGCCAGGAGGTAGCCCTCCGGCGCCGGCTTGCCGGTGCGCACATCGCCACCGCTGATGAGGACGTCGGGAACCGGCACGCCGGCCGCCGCCAGGCGCGCCTCGGCGAGCCGGCGCGGAGCGGACGTCACGATGGCCACCGGCACATGGGCGGCGACCCGGGTCAGGAACTCCGGGGCCCCGGGAACCGCCCTGATCTCCTCGAGCCGGTTGAGTTCTTCCTCGAGGAGTGCGGCGGTGGCCGCGTCGACGCTCGTCTCCGGCAGGAACCGCGCGACGATGTCGCGGCTTTGCCGCCCGTGTGCGTAGCTCAGGATCCGGGCGGGCTCGATGCCGTGCCGCGCACCGAACTCCGTCCACAGTGTTTCGACCACCTCGGTCGAGTCCACGAGCGTGCCGTCCATGTCGAAGAGGGCGGCACGCCCTGACATCGTGGGAATACACCCGTCCCGCACCATGCCCCCTTCGACATCGCCGGCTTCCATCCCGGTCCGGTCCGCAGACCTGGCTCAGACCTTGACCTCAGCGCCGCCCTCGGCGGAGGAGCGGTACACGGTCTCGATGACGTGCGCCGCGTTGTAGGCGTCCCTCGGCGTCACGACAACCTGCGCTTCGCCCCGGACCGCCCGCAGGAAGGCGTCGCCCTCGATGTCGAAGAACTCGGTGTTCGCGATCTCCGCGAGCTCCGGTGAGTACTCCGTCGTGTGCGCGGCCCAGGGCTCCGGGAACGCGCTTTCCGACCATCGCGTCCATCCCTTCGGATAGCCGGCGAAACCGTTGGCGAGGAACAGGTCGAAGCCGACCGGGAGCGGGCGCGTGTACAGGCTGCCGCCCGTTCCGTGTGCCTCGATGACCCAGCTCTCCACCCAGGGCATGGAGTCCCAGGAGAAGAAGTCGATCGAGACGGAGCGGTCCGGGTAGTTGAGGATGGCGACCGCGGCGTCCTCGCGGTAAGCGGAACGCTGGTCGCCAGGAAGCTTCGACACCCGCCCGTTCACCGATACCGGAACCCCGAACTGGGACAGGACGAGGTCGACGATGTGCGAACCGATGACCCAGAACGCGCCTCCCATGTCGTCCGGCAGGTTGATGTGCGATGTCGCGGCCTCGTCCAGGGAACAGGCCCCGTGCGCACGCACCTGGAGCACGTCCCCGAGGGCTCCCGCTCGCAGGATCTCGCTGGCCGCGGTGATCGCCGGTGAGAAGCGGTAGGTGAACCCGACCTGGCAGACCGATCCGGTCTCTTCCGCCACCTCGGTGAGTTCCTTCAGGTCGGACACCGACGCCCCGCCCGGCTTCTCGACCAGGACCGCCTTGCCCGCGCGCATGGCGCGTACCGCCAGCGGTGTCATGTCCTTGCTCTTCGAGTGGATCAGCACCGCGTGGACGCCGGGATCCGCCAGCAGCTCGTCGGCGGACCTGCGCGGGATGTTCAGCAGCCGCGTGAACGGTTCGATGACATCCGCGTCGTCGGCCGCGCCCACCACCCGCACGCCCGGCGTCCCGATCATCTTCCGGACCCGTCCGGAAGCGTGCGGATGAGTGACCCCGAGGCAGGCGATGCCAAGCGTGTCCGTCACAGGAACCTCCTGGCCGTCCGGTAGGACTCGTGCGCCTGGTCCTTGAGCGCGCGGGCACGATGCTCGTCGGAGATGATCTCCACGCCCCAGGGACCGGAGAACCCGGTGGCACGGATCGCGGCGACGAAGCCCGCCACGTCCATCCCCCCTTCACCGGTCAGGTTCCGGTCGTGCAGCGTCTCGTGGAGCAGATCGTCGCCCAGCGGCTCCGCGGGTCCGTCATCGAGTTCGACGCCGACCACGTAATGGCCGGGCAGCGCCGCGATCTCCTCGAACGTGCTGGCCGACCGGCTGATGTGCCAGAGATCGATCATCAACCCCGCATTGGCGCGGTTGGCCCGGTCGACGATGGCCACGCCCTTGCCGATCGTGTTCACGTTGCCGTGCGGCATGATCTCGAACGCGACAGCGCACCCCGCCTCGGCGAAGTCGTCGCACACCGAGCCGAGCGCATCACCGACGACGGCCACGTCGAGTGCCTCACCGTCGATGCTGCCGCCGACCTTCACGTGCCGGGGGTGGAAGAAGTGCGCCGCCCGCAGGAGGTACGCGCGGTCCTCATCGGACTTCTGCCGCGCCGCGCCCGTGCGGAACCAGTCGTTGAGCATCTCGATCTCGATGTGCTCGATGCCCGAGGCACGCAAGTGGTCGCGGACCTGGGACCACCCGA
Proteins encoded in this window:
- a CDS encoding NAD(P)-dependent alcohol dehydrogenase yields the protein MHVEAAVIASRGATPTVTRVELDAPREDEVRVRMVASGVCHTDAIIRDQVYPTPLPAVLGHEGAGVVEFVGSAVTRVGVGDHVLLSANSCGHCTPCLSGSPAYCADLFARNFGGRRPDGSTSFTDDHGQTVSSHFFGQSSFASYANVAERSLVKVDPDVDLTLVAPLGCGIQTGAGAVLNELRPALGSTFAVFGAGAVGAGAIMAAVIAGCSRIVAVDINDSRLTLVRELGATDVINSKSEDVTARLDAITGGAGLNFALDTTGRPQVLRTAADALGTRGAVALVGASLPGTEVSFEIGESLNKGWSFRTIIQGSSVPQVFIPQLIGLWQQGRFPFDKIIRHYELSDIATAFADSEHGRTVKPVLVF
- a CDS encoding GntR family transcriptional regulator, encoding MTEGAGSAPIATTRSAVVFEAIRAEILGGLLKPGARLPFAALVEKYDCSMGTLREALQRLVETGLVESFAQQGFRVVRLSDEDLADLTEARIDIEVAALRHAVREGDIAWEGAAVASLHVLERTPRHDETSPDHLTEEWAVAHAAFHHALLSGCRNRRLLNVAARFRDAAELYRRWSLPPARDTARDPDEEHRAILKAAVDRDEELACRLLREHIEKAASHLE
- a CDS encoding HAD-IA family hydrolase, translated to MSGRAALFDMDGTLVDSTEVVETLWTEFGARHGIEPARILSYAHGRQSRDIVARFLPETSVDAATAALLEEELNRLEEIRAVPGAPEFLTRVAAHVPVAIVTSAPRRLAEARLAAAGVPVPDVLISGGDVRTGKPAPEGYLLAARRLRIPAGACLAFEDAEAGLAAAMGAGAFTVVVGNHDSPRANALPRLPDFTNLSVTGRAGAVTISSTPDAPVTRREPRRP
- a CDS encoding Gfo/Idh/MocA family protein — encoded protein: MTDTLGIACLGVTHPHASGRVRKMIGTPGVRVVGAADDADVIEPFTRLLNIPRRSADELLADPGVHAVLIHSKSKDMTPLAVRAMRAGKAVLVEKPGGASVSDLKELTEVAEETGSVCQVGFTYRFSPAITAASEILRAGALGDVLQVRAHGACSLDEAATSHINLPDDMGGAFWVIGSHIVDLVLSQFGVPVSVNGRVSKLPGDQRSAYREDAAVAILNYPDRSVSIDFFSWDSMPWVESWVIEAHGTGGSLYTRPLPVGFDLFLANGFAGYPKGWTRWSESAFPEPWAAHTTEYSPELAEIANTEFFDIEGDAFLRAVRGEAQVVVTPRDAYNAAHVIETVYRSSAEGGAEVKV
- a CDS encoding sugar phosphate isomerase/epimerase family protein, giving the protein MATCWTTAGSAGPLIGNDHSEFGLLDRISAAAEAGFTGFGLLLEDLQIAEKSVGWSQVRDHLRASGIEHIEIEMLNDWFRTGAARQKSDEDRAYLLRAAHFFHPRHVKVGGSIDGEALDVAVVGDALGSVCDDFAEAGCAVAFEIMPHGNVNTIGKGVAIVDRANRANAGLMIDLWHISRSASTFEEIAALPGHYVVGVELDDGPAEPLGDDLLHETLHDRNLTGEGGMDVAGFVAAIRATGFSGPWGVEIISDEHRARALKDQAHESYRTARRFL